The sequence ACAGTGCCCGTGTGGCCTCTGCATTAGCAGCAGTCCACCTCCTAGTGCCGCCTCCCTGCAGTGTGCTCTGTGTGTCGTCTGTGCCCCAGGGGTCGGCCTGCCTGCGCAGACGGCctgctcctcaagggcagggagcAGGTGTGTCCCCAGAGCGCGCTGATGAGAGGCCAGGCACTCGGAGGCCTCGGGGGACATCTGCCGAGTGAGTGACTGGGTGAGGGCTGAGCTGTGGCCTCTGGTCTGAGAGTCTGAGATGGAGTCGCGGCTCCTGCTCTGCAGATTTGCGCAGGTCTGACTGGGCAGGCAGATCCACACGTCTGCGACGCCACGTGTTTGTCACGATCCATCTGGAGTTCGAGCGGCCACGGTCTTCGTTCTCAAGAGCCCTAGACCGCAGGAGAACCAGATCCTGCCGTTCCCCTGCCGTGGGCAGACCCTTCCCCCCTGGGTCTCCCACAAATGGAGGGATCCAAGTAGCTCCTTGAAGCCTCTCTTCTGAACTGGGTCCCCCCTAATTCCTACGCTGAAGCCCTaatcccagtacctcagaatgcgaGTGCATTTGGAGACAGAcctttaaagaagtgattaaggTAAAAAACGAGGGCCtcagggtgggctctaatccagtgTGACCGCTGTCCTCAgaggaagaggagattaggacacagacacacagagggaaggccatgCGAGGACACGAAGAGAAGAcggccgtctacaagccaagcaGCGAGGCCTCAGAAGGGCCCAATGCTATTGGCCGGCACCTTGATCccagacttccagtctccagaatcGTGagcaaatacatttctgttgtttaagctgcccaggcCACGGTActgtgttatggcagcccaagcagaccaGTAAAGCCCCCTTTCTAGTACTTCCTGTCTTTTCTGGCAGAGTGGCGGCGGCCTGTGGCGGAGTCTGCCTCCCCTGTTGGGGCAGGGGCTTGGTCTGGCATCCCTCGGGTTCTCACTGTCTATGGTGCAGGGCTCCCTGCTGCCGGAAGGGGGCCTCGACTTGAAGAACCAGACAGATGCTCAGCCCGGGTTCTCTGTGCTGGCGGCCATGCATCGTAGTGAGCTGGGGAGTTTGCCGCCAGCGCAGACCCTCTGGGCTCCCGCCCTCTGCAGGGGGGCCCCGGGAATCTTTGTTGATAACGAGTGCTCCTTGGTATTCCCAACAGGCAGTGGGTGAGCGCTGGCCTCAGCTGTGTGGCAGCCTGGCTGGTGGACAGCCCGGGCTCGGACTGGCCTAGGGACTTACCTCCAACTGAGGCCCATGGGGTTTCAGCTTCAGACTCCTTGGGTGTTTCTGGTTCCTCCAGCGGCTCTGGTTCCTTGAGGATCAGGGCCTCTTTGGCCTTGGGGATTTGAGTCTCCTCCCACCATTTAAGGATCTTCATTCTAAGGCAATGAGCCCTGTGGTTAATGCTGTGCTCAGTGGCCCCGGTTCCCAGAGGGAGGCTTAGGCTCGGGGTCAGAAGACCGCATCTCCCTCCATTGGCTGGTTCTGTGACCAGTACTCCCcttccctcagcaaaaagggatATGAATCCGCACTCTCTTGGCCTGGGCCCTCTCTTGGCTCGCAGccctcccatggctccccagCATCCCCAGAGTCCCAGCCTTCTGGCCCACTGGCCCTTCATGACTGTgcctttcctctgcttctttccCAGCCCCGTAATGTTTGGATacgtatacattttttttttctggacagATCTTTTTTGcacctctcttcttttttcagagCTGTGTAGTGCTCTGCTCAGTGAGTGAACCGAAGACTAGATAACCAGTCCCTTTCTCTCTTGCCCTGGCAACTGCAAGGGCCTGTTTGCTGGTCCCCTGCTTTGCCTGGTCTGGCTCTTCCCAAGCAGTTTCAAAATGTACCTGGAATTGTGTTTGCATTCAGGTGTGGTGAAGCCAACAGATCAGGGGACAACTACCATTGAAAAGACAGTTTGTTACTCAAAGTTCCAAGAAGAGGGGGCATGCCATAGTGTGCGGGGCCACACAGTGAAGCCCCAGGTTGTCAGGAggtggaaggagtgagggagaTGCATCGCTAGGAGCTTTTACTGTGGTTTCTGTGGgaatggacacagcagggtaaGCAGACTTAGGATTGGCTCATCGAAGTACCTTGCCCACCTGGACTCGGCCATTGGTCCATGTCAGGCCTGTGGCTCAAGCAGGGACAGTCAGAGTCTTCTCTGGGACTGATCTATCACTACGAGGAAGACAAGTTCTCTTTTAGCTAAAGTTGCTGAGGTAGGAGGGTGTGAACTTGGGACTGCTGCTGGTCACCTTGCCCACTAGGTGGAGCGAGCTCCCAGATATCAAGCTAACACAGAATGAGGCAGAGCCAAGGACAGGGACAGACAGACTCCTGATGACATCATTTGTGTGCCTGGATCCAGTCATGCCTGAAGTGTAGATATTcatgttatgagctgaattgtgttccGCCCTTTCATATGCTGAAGTTCTAacacccagtacctcagaatgtaactgtatttggagacagggccattaaagaggtaattaaggtaaaattaggttatatgggtgggccctaatccatgTGACTCTACTTGCAGATAGGGCCTTCaaagaagtgattaagttaaaCTAAGGCTGTTAGGTGGGGCCCTAATTCCATATGACTAGTgttcttgtaagaagaggaaaagaaattaggGGTGTGTGTGCACAAAGTGACGAccatgtgaagaggcagcaagagagTGGCCATCTCCAGgctcaggagagaggcctcaggagaaaccaaccccaCTGattccttgatcttggacttccagcctctaggattatgagaaaacaaatctTCATTGTTTAAGTCTGAGACTTAATAGATGGTCAATATGTGGCAGATTAAGGATGGCTGCAAATTTTTGGCACTCTTCCCATGGAGAGGCAGGGTCTATTTCCTCTCCCCTTGATGCTTGGCTAGTCTATGACTTGCTCTAAGGGAATATGGCAGACATGACACTCTGTCAATTCCATGCCTAGCCTTAAAAAGGACTGGCAACTTCTGTCTTGGAAGAGATGAGAGGCCATGCGACTCCATGGAAAGGGAGAGGGGCTCAGCTGAGTCAATCCTAAGCACGTGAGTGAAGGCATTTTGGatcctccagcccagcccagttGCCAGCGGAATACCACCAAGTGACCTCAATGGATGTGTCAGGAAGCAAAAGAATCATCCAGCTGAGTCCTACCCAAATTCCTGACTCATGAAACTGCAAGATATACTCAAATGACCATTGTTtaaagtcactaagttttgggtggTAGTGACATAGCAACAGATAACTAGaactgtttcctttttccttgaaCTTGTTGAGTTCAGCTCTTGTCACCCATAATTGGAAGAGTCTTGACTAATGTGACTCATCTCTCTTAGCTACCAGGGGTCCATTATCCTCCCAAACTTTTCTACCTGTGAAAATTTAAATCCCACTACCTCATGCTCTGCTGGTTCTTCCGTTCCGTCCAGCTTTCTCATGCTCTCATTCTAATCACATGTTACTCTTCTTGGATCTCACGGGTGGAAGCCTCAGTTCCAAGACATCACATTCTCTAGCATCTGTAAAGACTCtcttggtttctcttccttctttccctaccCAATTGGGTACAAACAGCAACCCGCTTGAAGTgctctctccctccagcctcttcACCTCCCTTGTCTCCCACCTCATCACCCTTCCATGGCATCCTGTCTACAAAGACCCAAACCTAGATCAATGCTCCCATCTACTTTCTCTTCCAATGACCACTGCTGGGAGGAACACCACACAGCAATGACACTTGATGCCATTAACAATGAATAATCTCCAGTCACTGTTGGGCCTTTGCTGCTGCTCACCAATTGTTTTCCTTGTCCCTGTACACATCCCATTCATTCTCCTCAGTGGCTATTCCAGCCACCCCTAATACCATCCCCACTGTCCTTAGTTCCCTTCCCCGACCCCTGCTCCTACCCACGTCACTTTCAGCAGATGGCCTTGCCATGTTCCTTCACTATGAAAAGAAGCCACTGGGTAGAAAGGCCTCTCTCCACCCACCCAAATCATAACCACCGCCTCAAGATGAACAGGAAAAACACAGAACATCTGCCACTGGATTTTGAGAATAAGGATAACTGGTTGCTTTAGACACTGTTGTTTCAGTGGCATGGTGCTGGAGAGCAAGTTGTAGTGGGTTGAAAAAGGTAAGGGTGATGAGAATCAGGAATTGGTGTAAGCTATTCTCTCTAAAAAAATGTTGGGTGGTACAGAGAAGGAGTTTGTGGGCTGAGATGGGAGAGATTTGGGCATGTTTATATCCTTCAGAGAACGAGCCAGTAAAGAAAGAATGAGTGGAAATTTAGGAGACAGAAAGGATGATTAATGGAATGTGGAGAAGATGGATTCCCAAGCACAAGAGGTGGGGCTAACCTTGGGCAGGAAGAGGGATGCCTCTTTCCCTGAAAAAGGTAAGGATAAATCATCAGTGCCAATGGTGATAACTTTGTAGGTGTTGGGGAGTTGCTTTTTTCCTGTGAAGCGGGTAAACCTTATTGCTGAGAGTGAGAAAGGAGGAGATAAGATAATTGGGGAAAAAGGAAATCATTTGTAATAGTGACAAAGTACTATGTTGGAGAGGGCTCTCTAGAGGTAGGCTGAAGGGTTTCTGGTCAGCACTGATGCCCCCTGACCCCAAGGATGGAGATGCTGAATGGGTAGGGTTCCCTTAGTATTTTCCTTGTACAGACCTCTAACCTAGCACTTGCTTATTTGTCTATATCCCTAGAAAATACAGGATACAGGgtaagaggcagaaagaaaaaaataaaatttgacaaaTATTGAATAAGAGCCTCATAGTGAAAAGAAAGGGCAGAGGCAATATATGAATCAAtggttgagaattttccagagttGATAAAAGACACCAAAGCATAGATTAAAGAggccaaagaaatataaataacagcaaacaaaaaaagatatacacactTAGTCACATCAGAGTGAAATCACTAATGCTAATTCCCCAAAGCCCAGATGGCTATGGGAGCTCTGAAAAGGTACCCAGTCAGTGCCAGGGAAGGTTTCCTAGAGCACATGACTGAAGTCCTAAATGATGAGGAAACATCAGCTAGGTGTGAGAGGGGCACAGGGCTGGGAGATGAAGTGTAGAGAAGGGCGCCAAGCAGAAGTCACAGCACAACTAGAGAAAATTTAAACAACATGATTAATGAACTCAATTTAAAGGCTATATATATGTAGAACACTGCATTCAACAAgtgtagaatacacattcttttcaagcccacgtggaatatttataaaaactaaacaaaaattgtgccacaaagaaaataaagaactgaaACCAAGCATAGTATATTCTCTGACCTTATTTGATTTAAGCCAGAAATAAAGAGGATTATTAGAAAACGATGTGTCTAAGAAAACCCTCATGGGTCAAGAAATCATAATGAGACAGAAATATTTTAaccaaatgataataaaatactttatattaaaatttgtgaAATGCAGCTAAAGTCACGGCTACAGGGAAATTCACAGCCTTAAAtgcaaataaaggaaaagaagaatggcTGAAATTTACTGATACAAGAGACCATACCAAgagggcagaaaaagaagaataaactgggAAGAattataaggaaggaaataaagaacataaataaatGTAGTAGGCTTTAGGAAAGGCTTGCTGATGAATTTTAACTTGATACTCACGTAAGAAGGACAAAGAAGAAGCAGAGTAGTGCTGACGCAATGGATCCATATACAACGCCCTGGATCAGCCCTTTCAAGAACACATTGGAAACTGAATTCTTATCTGGAATCAGAGAGAAGCAAGAGTAGTTTTCCTCCTAAGGCTGCGAAGTTCGAGCTACTACTCTTTCCAGTGGCCCTGTGCCCATCCTCATCCTGGTCCTTAGGTGGTGTTGCTCTAGCCCAGTCACTAGACCTCCGTACACTCACGTGGGATGAGGAAGATGCTTGAAGTGTGGATTCCATATTCGTTCTTCCCCTCACAGTGGAGTTTTGTGACTATTTCTGGATCCCCAGTGAGGCTGATGGTGCTGTTGGCCCAGGGCACAGATACGCTTGAAGTCATGTGGAGGATGTTACTCATGCTGTTCACACTCACGGGAACACGGTCCATCAACCACTGCACGGAGGGTGTAGGGATCCCCTGGAAGGAACAGCTGCACTGCAGAGTCTTCTTCAAGGAACAAGAGGAATAGAGCAGCCTGGGAGgtgctgtggggagggagggtcagGAGTCAGCAAGGCACCCTGATGTCCCTTCTCTGTTTCCTCCAGGTCCCAGCCTTCTCCTTATTGGTGATTCACAGGGAGCTTCAGAAAGACTTTCCAGAAGCCCAGAGGGACCGGGACTCCGAGcagctccccttcaccctctctCCCCATCTGACTGGGCTCAGTTTTTACCTCTGGCCTTTCAGCCCCAGAAACCAGGGGAAGACGTGACTGCTTCCCAGActtctccaccttctctccctGGACTCAGGAATTTCTCTTGGGACCACCATTTCTCCCGGACTCTGAACGTTCCCTGACCCACCAGCACTCACAGACTGCCTGGAGCTTGAGCATGCTACTTTTGGTCAAGTTAGCTAGAGAGAAGTTCAAATGACATCTGATAGTGGTGCCATGGTCCTCAGGCTTCTAGCTGACGTGCAGcactgaggaggaggtggaggagttgCTGGAGCTGTCTGTGTTGGAGGGTGTGATGGGCTCTTTCCAGGAGAGGAGTGGGGCTTTGGTTTCTTTGCAGGTGCCTTTGAAGGTACAGGTCAAGGTCACAGGCTCCTCAGCCACAAGAATCTCAGGAATGTGAAGCTCCGGTTTCGGGATCAGgtctggaggagagagacagattgCATTCAGACCTTGGAGACAAGGGACCCTCGTGGACACTTCACTGATGCACAGTGTTTCCAGGTTACAGAGTGCTTTCCCACCCATTAGCTCACTTGGTACCCCTCCCCCACTCCGACGACCTCATGGAACCTGGGATTGTTATTGTTGGTTGGCTTCTCACAAGCGTATTTGTGTGGAAGGGGCACCCCCATTGTctagatgagcaaactgaagaTACTTGCTTAAGGTGGCAGAGCTTGAACCAGACCCTGGACTTTCAAGACCGAGGGTGAGTGAATTTCCTGTGTCTACATTGCCTAACATCCCTTACCTGTCTCCCAGCCTAGACTTCCTAGGCCAGCTCCtattctgcctccctctctcccagtcCAACTCTCCTCTTAGGCTCTGCCCCTTCCCAGCTGATTTGCGATCATTTACGCCTCCATCTCTTACTGGCTGGATGCTGCTGGGCAAGTCTCTTCCCCTCTTTGCCATTTCTATGTAGAAAAATACTTATCAACTGTACTTATCGCATTGTATTATTGTTGTAAAAATGAAATACCTATGGTTATGTAAAGCCCAGTGCCTAgtgaaataaaaaccacacaacTACCATGACCCCTTCTGGAGTTTCTTGTTTCCATAGCACCCATCGCATGAGACTGAATGTCACCTGAGACGGAAAGTTCAATATTCTCCCTCAGGAAAGCACTCTTGTGTTCTCCTAGATCTGCATAGAATAAATATGCTGTCCCTTTGGAGTATATTGTAGATCAGCTGGGTATAGtctttttcctcaagattccAAATAATGTGGAATCTGTCCGTGGTATTATCGACCATGGTAGCATTGGTTGATTTGTGTCTACTGGGGAGGTGGTATTTTTATTGAGCCAGTAGGCCAAGATCATGGAATTGCTTGGGGATTCTTCAGGAAATTCAAATATGCCAGAGATTGTAGTGCACAGGCCCTCTTCCATTGATATCTTCTTGACTTTCATCAAAACATGAGAAAGCAACCCTGTGGGGATTCAAGTTGAAAAACAGACTCAGCTAGTGTGCCCCAGTATCCCACTGGTGCATTAAAGGATTAACCTTACCCTAAAAAGGTTTGGCCCTTGTCCAGCTCCTGGAAGGTAGCCTCTAGGCTCTTGAAATATCCTGCCTCATAAGAGTGTCTTTGTTTACCTGGGGCCTTGGGCCACACCAGATAGCCTATGTAACAATGTGATTGATGGTGGGACCTTGGGCCACATGATATCAGCTTGACCTCTGGAAGGGCTGGAGACTAAGGTCAGACGTGGGCGTGATCAGCCATGCCCACAGGACCAGACCCCCAGTAAAAACCCTGGACACCAAGGCTTGGTGAGTGTACCTGCTTGGCAATACTATGCGTGTTGCCACACGTTGTTGCTGGGAGAAGTAGGCACTGTCTGCACAATGCCACTGGGAGAGACAACTGGAAGCTCATGCCTGGTCTCTCCTAGACCCTGCCTGATGTGcctcttccttctactgattttaatCTCTATTCTTGTGCtataataaattttatgaaaataactcTTCTGCTGAGTTCTGTAGGTACTTCTTGTAAATCACTGAACCTAGGGTATCTTGGGGACTCCTAAATTGCACCACCCAATCTAGACTGCTGGGTTTTCCACTGTTCTTGTTGTTGGTAGTAAGTGTATCTTTTGACCTTGGCTATGTAGCATCATTTCTGAATCTCAGCTTCTCAACCAGAAAAAGGGGTACGATAATACCAAAGCTGcaatgttgtgagaattaaagataTTAACTACAGAGGCACATGGCGCTGGTGATGATAACTGCAGACTGTACCTTAGCTGTTGGCTCTTAGTGaacaattctttcttttccttccttctccatttcctaGGCAGCAACTCTCTCAGGTACAAAATGGAGATATCGGTAAACTTTCTGGTTCCCGAGGCCACTTCTAGTAATGATATTCTAAAATGACTCTTGTAACACCAACCTGTGTAAACGTTTATAGATTTccaaacaccttcacagaaatcAGCTTAAGTCATTCTCATAATGGTTTTGTTATTACTCCCCTAGACAGACGGGgacagtgaggctcagagagattaaagggCCCTGCCCCAGGTTATGGAGGAAAGAGTAACAGCATCAGGCAAATTTCtagtgactttgagcaagttgcttaattcCCCAAAGCCTATTTCCTCATCCGCGAAACGGGGATAACAATTCCTCAGGGAGTTGTTGGGTTGATGAAATGGAACACATGGTGGGTCACAACGCCAATCACAGAATATGCACATGGAAGGTGTGTATTATTTATTAGTTATCAAGTACTTAATTCTTTAGGTCCTCACTTCTTCACTTTACTTCagtcttgcccatcttccactccCACTCACACCCATCTCAGCCCTTTCATGGCTTCCACAGACACCTCCCACCCTGTCTCTCATTCTACTTACCCAACCGCAACAGTGGTAGTGCCATCAGCACCAACAGGATCTCAGGGACAAGAGAGGACCAGGACCTACCCTGCTGCTAACTCTGACCTCAGATCTGTACGTCCTGGAGGAAAGGATTTGGAATGGATGAGGAGAGGGGCAGCAGTAAGAGGCATGGGATGGGGGTATAAATAAATTCACTGCTTACTAGGGGTTATTGTCTCTTCCACCACCCTTAAGGTCTGTTCATCTCGCAAATAGGAGCTTCGTGGGACCAGCAGCTAGCAGCTTCAAGAAGACAAGAGTGTCCCCATGACCCTCTGTGGAGCCCCAACaccatgtctgttttcttctctcccccaTAGTCTTCACTCCACCCCTTACCACTTTAAAGGGCCTCAAATACCAGGCTGAGGAGCTTGGGCTCTCTCCCCAGTCGATGAAGAAGTCACGGAAATCACGGAAAGGTTTTGATCCATGGGGGAACAGTTTTGGGCATTAAAAAAGTCCCTCCGGGTCTGCATTAAGGAAGCGAGAGTTCAGGAGAGAGACGATGTGGCCTGTGCTGGAACAGTGGCTATGGGGGAAGGAGAGGCTGGGATTTATTTAAGAGATATCTGACCAATAAAAGACATTTCTATGGCTGACAGAATAAATTCTAAACTGTCTTGCCTCGCATCAGAGGCTCTCCATGAATTTGCCCCTCACTTGCCCTATTTCCACTGCCCCCTTCCCTAAGCCTCCGCCATTCCTTGCATGCCAAAGAGGAAAAGGTACCTTTCTACATATGCTCCATACCTTCCTACCTCTGCATGTTTATTGAGGCCACTACCCTTTTCCCAGCATCCTTCTGCaactctctcctctgcccccatACAGATCCTACCTCTCTTTTCAAGTCCTGGTCAGATGTAATTTCCTTCTGGTATCCTTCCAGGATCTTCACAACCAGCAAGCAGCCTCCTTTCTCACACTCTCTTCCGCACTCCTATCTGTCCATCTCTTTTAGGGCAATGTCTCAGGCAGACCCCGAGAGTTGCTTATGTGATACCCACCCTCCTGTGTCTTCTTAGTATTTCAAATTTGTTCAGGTGATCAAGTCCCcagttaaatgagaaaaactcTATTTCTCTGCCTCCTTAATATCTCAGGGCTGCCATGTaacagttctggccaatgagccAAGTACAAGAACAATGCTATTAAATTATTATCAGCAAATAAAAGCCTATTCAGACTtcaccccatttttttttttttttttttttttttgccatcacAATTGAACTCTGAAGGTCTGGGGTGTTTTTGTATATAACACTAACTAATGAAATTCCAAATCctggttaaaaaaatgttttcataataaaggaaacaagtgtcagaaagAATTGAAGGAGATGTTCCCTTCCCCTGCAGCTATAAATCAAAAGATAtagttctggggccggcccagtggctcagtggttaagtgcgcacattccacttcactggcccaggggtcactggttcggatgccgggtgcagacatggcaccaattggcaagccatgctgtggcaggtgtcccacatataaagtagaggaagatgggcacaggtgttagttcagggccagtcttcctcagcaaaaaggggaggattggcagcagatgttagctcagggctaatcttcctcaaaaaaaaaaaaaggaaaaaaaagatattgttcTGTGTTATAAAAGGGTTCAAGGAATCTGATTTGATATTGTGCAAAACTGAGAATGTTTATAAGAATATAACTTATGTTCCCCTCTACAATATAGTTTTATATGAATATTCACGACTGTTACTGACTTGCTCTGTTCTCTGTTAATACAAATCTTCCCTTGGAAGAACAATTTGAACAAAGTGGTCTTATGACACTCCAAAGACATTAGAAATTATTCCATGTCTGTGAAAATGATATTCAAGTAGAATGGCATTCTCACTCGTGGTCTGACTTGATAGTTTCTTGCTCTGCTAACAATGACATTGTAATTGACATCTCTATTTTCCTAAATTGTATACTTGTCtgtattcttctcttttcccacatgtacaatgcaaaaataaacatCTTGGACTCTGATAGATTTATTATTAAGTAAAGACTTTTGAGAGACTAGCTACTTAAAATATCAAACATATGAGGCTATCTGCTGGAGACTTTGGGGACTTGAGTTTTTCTGATTTTGGCACCACTCTTTCTCCTTGTTGCTTTCTTCTTCCCCAGAATACGCATGTGATACTGGAGGGGCAGCAGCCATCTGGCAACCACGAGGATCAAAGCCACCGACTGACACCAGTATGGAGATCCTGGTTCTCTGACAGCCGTGCGCAGCTGCTATATCCACCCTGCACAGCCCACTGCCGTGTGTCGTCTTTATTTGGTTGTTGTTCTAGCCGGGAAACTGGTGAAACATCCTATGAGGGAATCTACCCAAGAGTGAGCTCCTCGAGAGAAGGCTCTGCCTCAAACAGATCTTTGTGTCCTCCACAGGGCTTAGAAAGGTTCTTGTCtgataagtatttgttgaaaaaaaatatacaagcacAAGTCTCTCCTTTCCGGGTACTCTTTTTCCTGGTTTTTGAAGAGAGTTTGCCTGGAACTGGGACGCCTGACTTTGAGCCTCAGCTGTTCATTGTGCCTGGCACCACTTTCTTGCTGACCCACTGGACATCCCCAACCATGCTCTCTCTTTCTGGCACCAGCATAAgggacagaaataaagaatactcACTTACctagcttcccttgcagctaggagTGGCCACATGACATAGTTCTGATCAATGTGATGCAAACAGAAGTCTGCTGGggatctgaaaatatttttaaaagtcatcctATTGAGGTATAGTGTACATCAAATAAAAGG comes from Equus asinus isolate D_3611 breed Donkey chromosome 26, EquAss-T2T_v2, whole genome shotgun sequence and encodes:
- the LOC106822354 gene encoding SIGLEC family-like protein 1, with the translated sequence MLKLQAVSPPRLLYSSCSLKKTLQCSCSFQGIPTPSVQWLMDRVPVSVNSMSNILHMTSSVSVPWANSTISLTGDPEIVTKLHCEGKNEYGIHTSSIFLIPHKNSVSNVFLKGLIQGVVYGSIASALLCFFFVLLTMKILKWWEETQIPKAKEALILKEPEPLEEPETPKESEAETPWASVGGLLRTKTVAARTPDGS